A region of Haliotis asinina isolate JCU_RB_2024 chromosome 7, JCU_Hal_asi_v2, whole genome shotgun sequence DNA encodes the following proteins:
- the LOC137291451 gene encoding uncharacterized protein isoform X2: MAAQGKLSVECSGESDHSFIVTNHSTFASPTLSSLPATHSSQGSSKSRLHVSCLESSQSGLFIDRHHFSQVENTDPTNVQRGPVVIKVEVKGDDVKTVNVDRDQEDVVIKLQVCDPSKKTSDLDDASILKSISDISMSTTIKLFMVSQVVFLTSVSCFAMLKGNVVTIHNNNVYNYHQTPPLPTNIGDGNYRSGDAASVNKLEPTHNSITGDDRQRTDAAVPVNQMEQVPVNSTGDDNYRLDATAPVYQMEPTLDSSTGNDKHTSDEAVSEASMHSRSTPVGSPDKMITSKKCMIRCKQLMPQAGFKNYLSLLFSAEPPQSNRIYPEMMTSRHDDAKNQERIFQRDHKDHCFWESSRTEASVRTRLAYSCPDDQEDIDVKQLQKGVKRSTMTKDFTALAMQGDSSNKQEAKSVAGAGHDNLTQSLGNFESLISPLLQVLAITVSLFIATYAFAKTILQLLFAVTERLNSFLDNGKHYLSCGRNLISSICIKLQCHVVAMLLPNHVPRYFGMMMMIFMECSGFSESPNSFDSGTPGIKDRSSVHSNQRRQSHGEDVKPASYQYEAMSVPKNVQNVNISGDDAHEHTDPDESYAQNHFDDTNQTKRRDDPPDKTEAHCLSLNEVDNIQDFAKGIAPDALEIARSGFQNTGLQDPSACSKEHDSEVQKGIPSLPDDSAINLRNLPGKKQIHSKGRCVFDNSLETDAGDNESAQHAPHHLNTQDGSRDFTAFQDLVKHQKRDFEQPILPDDVQLDERLHMPPKRKYVWPHQHCIHGEMYDMMNFILGIESALDGTGVFIQVSPLHVLNGDIQSWMVKPLSDLRTAYFDHVGEAPYIEEKVEIETFLQIRRKYEVYISHQDDEPDTLKIYGLTKCVKNDHHFVKIIYQCREAAGYIHVFLTFQTRRRRFNQVHRVPSGQTLKAVMAHPAIHNFVSQLKQVYTVLEDGCYMTLTLEGRHIYPSPSWRVNRNCIIEIVPSIKGGMLPSTPHSPQRCAEGQEEPA, encoded by the exons GTGGAGAACACTGATCCCACAAATGTGCAGCGGGGCCCTGTTGTGATCAAAGTTGAGGTGAAAGGAGATGATGTGAAAACAGTGAACGTGGACAGAGATCAAGAAGATGTTGTCATCAAACTTCAAGTCTGTGATCCATCAAAGA aaacatcagaccttgatgatgctTCCATTCTCAAGTCGATTTCTGACATATCAATGTCTACAACCATTAAACTCTTT ATGGTGTCCCAGGTTGTCTTCCTCACATCAGTCTCTTGTTTTGCTATGTTGAAAGGGAATGTAGTGACCATACACAATAACAATGTGTACAACTATCACCAGACACCACCTCTTCCTACAAACATTGGTGATGGAAACTACAGATCAGGTGATGCTGCTTCTGTCAACAAGCTGGAACCAACCCATAACAGCATCACTGGTGACGACAGGCAAAGAACAGATGCAGCTGTACCTGTCAACCAGATGGAACAAGTTCCTGTCAACAGCACTGGTGATGATAACTATAGACTAGATGCAACTGCACCTGTCTACCAGATGGAGCCAACTCTTGACAGCAGCACTGGTAATGACAAGCACACATCAGATGAAGCTGTGTCAGAGGCGTCTATGCATAGCAGATCCACTCCAGTGGGAAGCCCTGATAAAATGATTACTTCCAAGAAATGCATGATTCGGTGTAAACAACTTATGCCACAAGCTGGATTTAAgaattacctgagtcttctgtTTTCTGCAGAACCTCCTCAATCAAACAGAATCTACCCAGAGATGATGACCAGTAGACATGACGATGCTAAAAACCAGGAAAGAATTTTTCAGAGAGACCACAAAGACCATTGCTTCTGGGAATCTTCAAGAACAGAAGCAAGTGTAAGGACAAGACTTGCATACAGTTGTCCCGATGATCAGGAAGATATTGATGTAAAACAGCTGCAGAAGGGGGTGAAGAGATCAACCATGACAAAGGACTTCACGGCTCTTGCTATGCAAGGAGACAGCAGCAACAAGCAAGAGGCCAAATCTGTCGCTGGAGCTGGTCATGACAACCTCACCCAAAGTCTTGGCAATTTTGAAAGTCTAATCAGTCCTCTTCTGCAAGTGCTGGCTATAACTGTGTCATTGTTTATTGCCACCTATGCTTTTGCAAAAACCATACTGCAGTTGCTCTTTGCAGTGACCGAAAGACTGAACTCTTTCCTTGACAACGGGAAGCATTATCTTTCTTGTGGAAGGAATCTCATTTCTTCAATCTGCATCAAGTTACAGTGCCATGTTGTTGCCATGCTGCTCCCTAATCATGTTCCTCGATATtttgggatgatgatgatgatatttatggAGTGTTCAGGATTCAGTGAAAGTCCAAACAGCTTTGACAGTGGAACACCAGGGATTAAAGATAGGTCATCTGTCCACTCCAATCAGAGAAGACAAAGCCATGGGGAAGATGTTAAACCTGCTAGTTACCAATATGAAGCAATGTCAGTTCCCAAGAATGTGCAAAATGTCAATATCTCAGGTGATGATGCACATGAGCATACAGACCCTGATGAGAGTTATGCACAAAATCATTTTGATGACACTAACCAGACTAAGAGGAGGGATGATCCCCCTGATAAAACTGAAGCTCACTGCTTATCTTTAAATGAGGTGGACAATATCCAAGATTTTGCAAAAGGCATAGCTCCAGATGCATTGGAAATAGCCAGGAGTGGATTCCAAAACACAGGTTTACAAGATCCTTCAGCTTGTTCTAAGGAACATGATAGTGAAGTTCAGAAAGGGATACCCTCACTTCCTGACGATTCTGCTATCAATTTGAGAAATTTGCCTGGAAAAAAACAGATCCATTCTAAGGGAAGGTGCGTCTTTGACAACTCGTTAGAAACTGATGCAGGAGACAACGAGTCAGCACAACATGCTCCACACCATCTTAACACACAGGATG GCTCAAGAGATTTCACAGCTTTCCAGGACTTGGTGAAACATCAGAAGAGAGACTTTGAGCAACCTATCCTGCCTGATGATGTCCAGCTCGATGAAAGACTGCATATGCCCCCCAAAAGAAAGTATGTTTGGCCTCACCAACACTGCATCCATGGGGAGATGTATGACATGATGAACTTCATCCTAGGCATCGAATCAGCTCTTGATGGAACAGGAGTGTTCATACAG GTCTCCCCACTTCATGTACTAAATGGAGACATTCAGTCCTGGATGGTGAAACCTCTGTCGGACTTGAGAACAGCCTACTTTGACCATGTCGGAGAAGCTCCCTACATTGAGGAGAAG GTTGAAATTGAAACATTTCTGCAAATTAGACGGAAATATGAAGTCTACATCAGTCATCAGGATGATGAACCAGACACACTGAAAATATATGGACTCACAAAGTGTGTAAAAAATGATCACCATTTTGTGAAAATCATTTATCAGTGCAGGGAAGCTGCAG GTTACATTCATGTGTTTCTGACATTCCAAACACGGAGGAGAAGATTTAATCAAGTTCATCGGGTTCCAAGTGGTCAGACCTTGAAGGCGGTGATGGCACATCCAGCTATCCATAACTTT GTGAGTCAGCTGAAACAAGTGTACACTGTGTTGGAAGATGGCTGCTACATGACATTAACATTGGAGGGACGTCACATCTACCCATCCCCTTCTTGGAGAGTGAATCGCAACTGCATCATTGAGATTGTGCCTTCAATCAAAGGTGGTATGCTGCCATCAACACCCCACAGCCCTCAAAGATGTGCAGAGGGACAAGAAGAACCAGCTTAA
- the LOC137291451 gene encoding uncharacterized protein isoform X1: MAAQGKLSVECSGESDHSFIVTNHSTFASPTLSSLPATHSSQGSSKSRLHVSCLESSQSGLFIDRHHFSQVENTDPTNVQRGPVVIKVEVKGDDVKTVNVDRDQEDVVIKLQVCDPSKSKETSDLDDASILKSISDISMSTTIKLFMVSQVVFLTSVSCFAMLKGNVVTIHNNNVYNYHQTPPLPTNIGDGNYRSGDAASVNKLEPTHNSITGDDRQRTDAAVPVNQMEQVPVNSTGDDNYRLDATAPVYQMEPTLDSSTGNDKHTSDEAVSEASMHSRSTPVGSPDKMITSKKCMIRCKQLMPQAGFKNYLSLLFSAEPPQSNRIYPEMMTSRHDDAKNQERIFQRDHKDHCFWESSRTEASVRTRLAYSCPDDQEDIDVKQLQKGVKRSTMTKDFTALAMQGDSSNKQEAKSVAGAGHDNLTQSLGNFESLISPLLQVLAITVSLFIATYAFAKTILQLLFAVTERLNSFLDNGKHYLSCGRNLISSICIKLQCHVVAMLLPNHVPRYFGMMMMIFMECSGFSESPNSFDSGTPGIKDRSSVHSNQRRQSHGEDVKPASYQYEAMSVPKNVQNVNISGDDAHEHTDPDESYAQNHFDDTNQTKRRDDPPDKTEAHCLSLNEVDNIQDFAKGIAPDALEIARSGFQNTGLQDPSACSKEHDSEVQKGIPSLPDDSAINLRNLPGKKQIHSKGRCVFDNSLETDAGDNESAQHAPHHLNTQDGSRDFTAFQDLVKHQKRDFEQPILPDDVQLDERLHMPPKRKYVWPHQHCIHGEMYDMMNFILGIESALDGTGVFIQVSPLHVLNGDIQSWMVKPLSDLRTAYFDHVGEAPYIEEKVEIETFLQIRRKYEVYISHQDDEPDTLKIYGLTKCVKNDHHFVKIIYQCREAAGYIHVFLTFQTRRRRFNQVHRVPSGQTLKAVMAHPAIHNFVSQLKQVYTVLEDGCYMTLTLEGRHIYPSPSWRVNRNCIIEIVPSIKGGMLPSTPHSPQRCAEGQEEPA; encoded by the exons GTGGAGAACACTGATCCCACAAATGTGCAGCGGGGCCCTGTTGTGATCAAAGTTGAGGTGAAAGGAGATGATGTGAAAACAGTGAACGTGGACAGAGATCAAGAAGATGTTGTCATCAAACTTCAAGTCTGTGATCCATCAAAGAGTAAGG aaacatcagaccttgatgatgctTCCATTCTCAAGTCGATTTCTGACATATCAATGTCTACAACCATTAAACTCTTT ATGGTGTCCCAGGTTGTCTTCCTCACATCAGTCTCTTGTTTTGCTATGTTGAAAGGGAATGTAGTGACCATACACAATAACAATGTGTACAACTATCACCAGACACCACCTCTTCCTACAAACATTGGTGATGGAAACTACAGATCAGGTGATGCTGCTTCTGTCAACAAGCTGGAACCAACCCATAACAGCATCACTGGTGACGACAGGCAAAGAACAGATGCAGCTGTACCTGTCAACCAGATGGAACAAGTTCCTGTCAACAGCACTGGTGATGATAACTATAGACTAGATGCAACTGCACCTGTCTACCAGATGGAGCCAACTCTTGACAGCAGCACTGGTAATGACAAGCACACATCAGATGAAGCTGTGTCAGAGGCGTCTATGCATAGCAGATCCACTCCAGTGGGAAGCCCTGATAAAATGATTACTTCCAAGAAATGCATGATTCGGTGTAAACAACTTATGCCACAAGCTGGATTTAAgaattacctgagtcttctgtTTTCTGCAGAACCTCCTCAATCAAACAGAATCTACCCAGAGATGATGACCAGTAGACATGACGATGCTAAAAACCAGGAAAGAATTTTTCAGAGAGACCACAAAGACCATTGCTTCTGGGAATCTTCAAGAACAGAAGCAAGTGTAAGGACAAGACTTGCATACAGTTGTCCCGATGATCAGGAAGATATTGATGTAAAACAGCTGCAGAAGGGGGTGAAGAGATCAACCATGACAAAGGACTTCACGGCTCTTGCTATGCAAGGAGACAGCAGCAACAAGCAAGAGGCCAAATCTGTCGCTGGAGCTGGTCATGACAACCTCACCCAAAGTCTTGGCAATTTTGAAAGTCTAATCAGTCCTCTTCTGCAAGTGCTGGCTATAACTGTGTCATTGTTTATTGCCACCTATGCTTTTGCAAAAACCATACTGCAGTTGCTCTTTGCAGTGACCGAAAGACTGAACTCTTTCCTTGACAACGGGAAGCATTATCTTTCTTGTGGAAGGAATCTCATTTCTTCAATCTGCATCAAGTTACAGTGCCATGTTGTTGCCATGCTGCTCCCTAATCATGTTCCTCGATATtttgggatgatgatgatgatatttatggAGTGTTCAGGATTCAGTGAAAGTCCAAACAGCTTTGACAGTGGAACACCAGGGATTAAAGATAGGTCATCTGTCCACTCCAATCAGAGAAGACAAAGCCATGGGGAAGATGTTAAACCTGCTAGTTACCAATATGAAGCAATGTCAGTTCCCAAGAATGTGCAAAATGTCAATATCTCAGGTGATGATGCACATGAGCATACAGACCCTGATGAGAGTTATGCACAAAATCATTTTGATGACACTAACCAGACTAAGAGGAGGGATGATCCCCCTGATAAAACTGAAGCTCACTGCTTATCTTTAAATGAGGTGGACAATATCCAAGATTTTGCAAAAGGCATAGCTCCAGATGCATTGGAAATAGCCAGGAGTGGATTCCAAAACACAGGTTTACAAGATCCTTCAGCTTGTTCTAAGGAACATGATAGTGAAGTTCAGAAAGGGATACCCTCACTTCCTGACGATTCTGCTATCAATTTGAGAAATTTGCCTGGAAAAAAACAGATCCATTCTAAGGGAAGGTGCGTCTTTGACAACTCGTTAGAAACTGATGCAGGAGACAACGAGTCAGCACAACATGCTCCACACCATCTTAACACACAGGATG GCTCAAGAGATTTCACAGCTTTCCAGGACTTGGTGAAACATCAGAAGAGAGACTTTGAGCAACCTATCCTGCCTGATGATGTCCAGCTCGATGAAAGACTGCATATGCCCCCCAAAAGAAAGTATGTTTGGCCTCACCAACACTGCATCCATGGGGAGATGTATGACATGATGAACTTCATCCTAGGCATCGAATCAGCTCTTGATGGAACAGGAGTGTTCATACAG GTCTCCCCACTTCATGTACTAAATGGAGACATTCAGTCCTGGATGGTGAAACCTCTGTCGGACTTGAGAACAGCCTACTTTGACCATGTCGGAGAAGCTCCCTACATTGAGGAGAAG GTTGAAATTGAAACATTTCTGCAAATTAGACGGAAATATGAAGTCTACATCAGTCATCAGGATGATGAACCAGACACACTGAAAATATATGGACTCACAAAGTGTGTAAAAAATGATCACCATTTTGTGAAAATCATTTATCAGTGCAGGGAAGCTGCAG GTTACATTCATGTGTTTCTGACATTCCAAACACGGAGGAGAAGATTTAATCAAGTTCATCGGGTTCCAAGTGGTCAGACCTTGAAGGCGGTGATGGCACATCCAGCTATCCATAACTTT GTGAGTCAGCTGAAACAAGTGTACACTGTGTTGGAAGATGGCTGCTACATGACATTAACATTGGAGGGACGTCACATCTACCCATCCCCTTCTTGGAGAGTGAATCGCAACTGCATCATTGAGATTGTGCCTTCAATCAAAGGTGGTATGCTGCCATCAACACCCCACAGCCCTCAAAGATGTGCAGAGGGACAAGAAGAACCAGCTTAA